Proteins from one Candidatus Nitrospira nitrificans genomic window:
- a CDS encoding helix-turn-helix domain-containing protein, translating to MSAPLSSFTILVLTNDTTIQALARQVFKDASVTIAQDVSTLQKELPRHRFDVVVMESQVEQQQNGTLPEHLGPSHTLSICGSKAVLKKTLKMIQLMNQPTSPQPKPCDASLESYLEVKMGEFVKGMRNGSAKNLHPILISAVERPLITSALRETGGNQIQAASLLGLNRNTLRKKIVDLHIPLKQTKARAKS from the coding sequence ATGTCTGCGCCGTTATCTTCATTTACTATTCTAGTGCTCACGAACGACACGACCATACAAGCTTTGGCGAGACAGGTATTCAAGGACGCCTCCGTGACGATCGCTCAGGACGTTTCAACCCTTCAAAAGGAGTTGCCGCGACATCGGTTTGATGTCGTCGTGATGGAATCCCAAGTCGAGCAGCAACAGAACGGTACGCTTCCTGAGCACCTCGGCCCCTCTCACACTCTTTCTATCTGCGGGTCTAAGGCTGTCTTGAAAAAAACGCTGAAAATGATCCAGCTGATGAATCAGCCAACCAGCCCCCAGCCGAAGCCATGCGACGCCTCTCTGGAGAGTTATCTAGAAGTGAAAATGGGGGAATTCGTAAAGGGGATGCGAAACGGATCGGCGAAAAACCTTCATCCGATTCTGATTTCCGCCGTGGAACGCCCTCTTATCACCTCGGCGCTGCGAGAGACCGGAGGCAATCAAATACAAGCCGCGTCGCTTCTCGGTCTCAACCGCAATACCTTGCGAAAAAAAATCGTGGACCTGCATATCCCCTTGAAGCAAACGAAAGCGAGAGCCAAATCGTAG
- a CDS encoding GTP-binding protein, with product MVTTNTKPSENLNIVIVGHVDHGKSTLLGRLYADTGSLPDGKLEKVQAICKQQGKEFEYAFLFDAFLEEQEQGITIDTARTFFMWKGRQYIIIDAPGHKEFLKNMISGAARAEAALLLIDALEGVKEQSKKHGYLLSLLGVRQFAVVVNKMDLVGYRQDVFDGIEKEYREFLGQFKAVPAQFIPVSAKLGDNIANRSEHMSWYSGPTALETLSAFQKEAARSEQPLRLPVQDVYKFDARRIITGRIAAGRLKVGDHLVFSPSNKRANVRTVEAFNIEPQPTEGQAGQSIGVTLDEQIFVERGEIASHQDQLPFVSTAFRANLFWLGKRPLEKGRKYLLRVATKEVDCEVASIHRIIDTMDLAHQQGSNVVNKNQVAELTIRTKTPVAFDLSASFESTGRFVLVDEYDIAGGGIVTELVHDDQEFLREEARRRDFAWVKGEVTVEDRAQQYGHRAAVVLITGGRHTGKSFLARKLEGRLVADGRHAYLLDGENLRRGLDADLSEEERGQTTEMARRYGEVARLLTDTGLIVVSTTNPFGLAYREASQAIRTLVNPAPVIAVHMSKTEEEPPPNTDVVLAGPIDFDAATARILDELKRRGVLAQAIGAKPIFQYSI from the coding sequence ATGGTAACGACCAATACCAAACCATCTGAGAACCTCAATATCGTCATCGTCGGCCATGTGGATCACGGCAAGTCCACCTTGCTGGGCCGGCTCTATGCCGATACCGGCTCGCTGCCGGACGGCAAGTTGGAAAAGGTGCAGGCGATCTGCAAGCAACAGGGGAAGGAATTCGAATACGCGTTTCTCTTTGATGCGTTTCTAGAAGAGCAGGAACAGGGAATCACGATCGACACAGCGCGCACGTTTTTCATGTGGAAGGGTCGGCAGTACATCATCATCGATGCGCCGGGACACAAAGAGTTCCTCAAGAACATGATTTCCGGCGCCGCGCGGGCCGAGGCGGCGCTGCTGCTCATCGATGCGTTGGAAGGCGTGAAGGAGCAGTCCAAGAAGCACGGCTATCTCTTATCGTTGCTGGGCGTCCGGCAGTTTGCCGTGGTGGTCAACAAGATGGATCTCGTCGGCTACCGGCAGGATGTGTTCGACGGGATTGAGAAAGAGTATCGCGAATTTCTTGGACAGTTCAAAGCCGTGCCGGCGCAGTTTATTCCGGTGAGCGCCAAGCTCGGCGACAATATCGCCAACCGCAGCGAGCACATGTCGTGGTATAGCGGTCCCACGGCCCTGGAAACGCTCAGTGCGTTCCAAAAAGAAGCGGCTCGGTCGGAACAACCCCTTCGACTGCCCGTGCAGGATGTCTATAAATTCGATGCGCGCCGGATCATCACCGGCCGTATTGCAGCCGGGCGGTTAAAAGTCGGCGATCATCTCGTGTTCTCACCCTCCAATAAGAGAGCCAACGTTCGGACTGTGGAAGCTTTCAATATCGAGCCGCAACCGACCGAAGGCCAGGCGGGGCAATCGATCGGCGTCACGCTCGATGAACAAATCTTCGTCGAACGCGGTGAAATTGCCTCGCATCAGGATCAGCTTCCCTTTGTCTCCACCGCCTTCCGGGCGAACCTCTTTTGGTTAGGGAAGCGGCCGCTGGAGAAAGGGCGCAAATATCTCTTGCGTGTGGCGACCAAAGAAGTGGACTGTGAAGTCGCTTCGATCCATCGGATTATCGATACGATGGACCTGGCTCACCAGCAAGGCAGCAATGTGGTGAATAAAAATCAGGTCGCTGAATTGACCATTCGAACCAAAACGCCGGTGGCGTTCGACCTCTCGGCTTCCTTTGAATCGACCGGCCGGTTCGTTCTCGTGGATGAATATGATATTGCAGGCGGCGGCATCGTCACGGAACTGGTCCATGACGACCAAGAATTTCTCCGCGAAGAAGCCAGACGCCGAGACTTTGCATGGGTGAAGGGTGAAGTCACGGTTGAAGACCGCGCCCAACAGTATGGCCACCGCGCGGCGGTCGTTCTGATTACCGGAGGTCGGCACACCGGTAAATCCTTTCTGGCTAGGAAGCTCGAAGGCCGTCTGGTAGCGGATGGGCGCCATGCCTACCTCTTGGACGGGGAAAATCTCCGCCGCGGGCTGGACGCCGATCTGAGTGAAGAAGAGCGGGGGCAAACAACGGAGATGGCCCGGCGCTATGGCGAGGTGGCGCGCCTTCTCACTGACACGGGCCTCATCGTCGTCTCGACCACCAACCCCTTCGGCCTCGCCTATCGCGAAGCTTCACAGGCGATTAGAACACTCGTCAACCCTGCGCCTGTCATCGCTGTGCATATGAGCAAGACAGAAGAAGAGCCACCGCCGAATACGGACGTGGTCCTCGCAGGCCCCATCGATTTCGATGCCGCCACCGCGCGCATCCTCGATGAATTGAAACGCCGGGGCGTCCTCGCCCAGGCCATCGGGGCGAAACCGATCTTTCAGTATTCCATCTGA
- the cysD gene encoding sulfate adenylyltransferase subunit CysD, which yields MKHLRQLEDQSVYILREAYKHFNNLAMLWSMGKDSTVLLWLARKAFFGHVPFPLLHVDTSYKIPAMIEYRDRLAREWRLDLVVGQNKEALAAGMNHTMGRVVCCTALKTNGLKQLLEHKGYTGVILGVRADEEGTRAKERYFSPRDKHGDWDFRDQPPELWDQYKTTFPPGTHIRIHPLLDWTEINIWEYIKLENIPFIDLYLDKGDGTRYRSLGCAPCTTPIKSTAKTVDDIIDELRHTTVAERSGRAQDEGRGMELLRKDGYM from the coding sequence ATGAAACACCTTCGGCAACTGGAAGATCAAAGCGTCTATATTCTGCGCGAAGCCTACAAGCATTTCAATAATCTCGCCATGCTCTGGTCAATGGGGAAGGATTCGACGGTGCTGTTGTGGCTGGCGCGCAAGGCCTTTTTCGGGCATGTCCCGTTCCCACTGCTCCATGTCGATACCAGCTACAAAATACCGGCGATGATCGAGTACCGCGACCGTCTTGCGCGAGAATGGCGACTGGATTTGGTCGTCGGTCAGAACAAAGAAGCCCTGGCGGCGGGTATGAACCACACAATGGGCCGCGTGGTCTGTTGCACCGCCTTGAAAACAAACGGCCTCAAGCAACTCTTGGAGCACAAGGGGTACACCGGCGTCATTCTCGGTGTTCGCGCGGATGAAGAGGGCACAAGGGCCAAAGAACGATATTTCTCTCCAAGGGATAAACACGGAGACTGGGATTTTCGGGATCAGCCTCCGGAGCTCTGGGATCAGTACAAGACCACATTCCCGCCTGGCACGCATATCCGCATTCATCCCCTACTGGATTGGACCGAAATCAATATCTGGGAGTACATCAAGCTCGAGAACATTCCGTTCATCGACTTGTATCTCGACAAGGGGGACGGGACGCGCTATCGCAGCCTCGGCTGTGCGCCGTGCACCACGCCGATCAAATCCACCGCCAAGACGGTGGACGACATCATCGATGAGCTTCGCCACACCACTGTGGCCGAGCGATCAGGCCGAGCGCAGGACGAAGGACGGGGCATGGAACTGTTGCGAAAAGACGGATACATGTAG
- a CDS encoding RrF2 family transcriptional regulator, whose protein sequence is MRATYGIMVAVDLATYAREAPIQARAIARRHGIPARFLEQILHAMKKAGLVESQRGAQGGYLLTHVPAAMSIADIVEALEGPVFHRSFVGQRARDRQATKPELLLGDVWEQVQQAERKVLENVTVEHLAMRLRTIDAQRSPMYHI, encoded by the coding sequence ATGCGTGCCACATATGGAATTATGGTGGCTGTCGATCTTGCGACATATGCAAGGGAAGCCCCGATTCAAGCGCGGGCTATCGCGAGGCGTCATGGGATTCCAGCCCGTTTTCTTGAACAGATCCTCCATGCGATGAAGAAAGCGGGTTTAGTGGAAAGCCAACGGGGTGCCCAAGGCGGCTATCTTCTCACGCATGTACCGGCAGCGATGTCGATCGCCGATATCGTCGAGGCATTGGAAGGGCCGGTCTTTCATCGGTCGTTTGTCGGTCAGCGGGCGCGCGATCGTCAAGCGACCAAGCCGGAACTGCTGCTCGGTGACGTCTGGGAGCAGGTGCAGCAGGCGGAACGAAAAGTTCTCGAAAACGTTACGGTCGAACATTTGGCGATGCGGTTACGAACGATCGATGCCCAGCGCAGTCCGATGTACCACATCTGA
- a CDS encoding GlxA family transcriptional regulator, with translation MSIVFLLQDLFGRANLLGEASIFKLVFISYKKRLVRIHNLELSAVSVEKSTDILLIPPFQADFDFNLADLTQEIHLIREFSKRPKLIASACMGALLAAAAGVLNGQIATTHWRAKTFVSEHFPAVKWNLNEMICDTGLRLTSGGYLAAIDLALYLIQRFHSKRLAHHLGQMILANSIKQKQSIYAQSLVSPRQIGSTFYNLEHWIEHNLSRRFSVCDLAQQSGMSLRSFQRHFTSEFGISPVKYLQLKRIDRAKTLLKVHRLSLGEILEDIGLSDPVSFSRIFLRELGMTPAEFRKATKAGISSS, from the coding sequence TTGAGCATTGTATTCCTCCTGCAAGACCTCTTCGGGAGGGCGAATTTACTAGGTGAAGCCAGCATCTTTAAGCTGGTCTTCATCAGCTATAAGAAGCGTCTCGTGCGGATACATAATCTCGAGTTGTCAGCGGTCTCTGTGGAAAAATCGACGGACATTCTACTGATTCCTCCTTTTCAAGCAGACTTTGACTTCAACCTGGCTGATTTGACTCAAGAAATTCATCTGATCAGGGAATTCAGCAAGAGACCTAAACTGATCGCTTCCGCTTGCATGGGCGCTCTCTTGGCCGCGGCCGCCGGTGTTTTAAACGGGCAGATTGCCACTACTCATTGGCGCGCGAAGACCTTCGTGTCTGAGCATTTTCCCGCCGTCAAATGGAATTTAAACGAAATGATCTGCGATACCGGCTTGAGACTAACGTCTGGCGGGTACTTGGCGGCGATTGACCTGGCACTGTACCTAATACAGCGTTTCCATTCGAAGCGACTCGCCCATCACCTAGGCCAAATGATACTGGCTAACAGCATCAAGCAAAAACAGTCCATCTATGCTCAAAGCTTAGTATCGCCTCGCCAGATCGGCTCCACGTTTTATAACTTGGAACATTGGATTGAACACAACTTGAGTAGAAGGTTCTCCGTGTGCGACCTGGCCCAACAAAGCGGCATGAGCCTGCGCAGCTTTCAACGACACTTCACCTCTGAATTCGGGATTTCTCCGGTTAAATATCTACAACTAAAAAGAATCGATCGCGCCAAGACACTTTTGAAGGTTCATCGTTTAAGCCTAGGCGAGATCCTCGAAGATATTGGATTATCTGACCCTGTCTCTTTCAGCCGGATCTTCTTGCGAGAATTGGGAATGACGCCCGCTGAATTTCGAAAAGCAACCAAAGCGGGAATCTCATCCAGTTGA
- a CDS encoding HU family DNA-binding protein produces the protein MTKEELIAKMAASAGITKVAAGTALEAFTGAVTSSLKKGKRVSLVNFGTFTISKRKARMGRNPRTGESLRIPAAKVPKFSAGKELRSAVK, from the coding sequence ATGACAAAGGAAGAGTTGATCGCAAAGATGGCCGCTTCAGCCGGCATTACTAAGGTCGCGGCCGGAACCGCCCTCGAAGCATTCACCGGGGCGGTGACTTCTTCATTGAAAAAAGGAAAGCGCGTCTCTCTCGTCAATTTCGGCACCTTTACGATTTCAAAACGAAAAGCGCGAATGGGAAGAAATCCGCGGACAGGCGAATCCCTCCGCATCCCGGCGGCGAAGGTCCCGAAGTTTTCAGCCGGGAAAGAGCTTCGCTCCGCCGTGAAGTAG
- a CDS encoding carboxymuconolactone decarboxylase family protein: MRTLELLEMNVPDGKIRAVFENAKAKIGKVPNMIRLMAHSPVVADIYLEITERLSQGVLSPVMRELIALTVANENVCQYCLQAHAAKAARMGVSNEEIKRAVLADQHDAKMEIALRFAQETIRTRAANEAVTVEHLMDASWSRAEISEIIAVATLNVFPNYFNKLIGTPVDFPEFK; this comes from the coding sequence ATGCGCACCCTGGAGCTTTTGGAGATGAATGTGCCCGACGGAAAAATACGAGCGGTTTTCGAGAACGCTAAGGCCAAGATCGGGAAAGTGCCTAATATGATCCGCCTGATGGCTCATTCGCCGGTAGTAGCGGATATTTACTTGGAGATCACTGAGCGTTTAAGTCAGGGTGTACTCAGCCCTGTCATGCGCGAGCTTATTGCCTTAACCGTGGCTAATGAAAATGTCTGCCAGTATTGCCTGCAGGCCCATGCCGCCAAAGCCGCACGCATGGGTGTGAGCAACGAAGAAATCAAACGGGCGGTTCTAGCCGATCAGCATGATGCAAAGATGGAAATCGCCCTGAGATTTGCCCAGGAGACCATTCGTACTCGAGCCGCCAACGAAGCTGTCACGGTTGAGCATTTGATGGATGCGAGTTGGAGCCGGGCCGAGATCTCAGAAATCATTGCGGTGGCGACGTTGAACGTGTTCCCCAATTATTTCAACAAACTCATTGGCACGCCGGTGGATTTTCCGGAATTCAAATAG
- the trpD gene encoding anthranilate phosphoribosyltransferase — protein MPIQEILAKIARGPKASKDLTWDECKQAMKALIEGEATPAQVGAFLIAMRFKMESVTELAALTAAARQYVHPLAVSRELALVDVPSYAGKQDTFHAIVAASIVAASAGAAVLMHGYDGIPGRPGSAGILKALGIPVDAEPKRVTEQVNKNGFAYLDIGLYHPPLYRFLEMRQELGVRNVFHPIARLLNPARAAVQVVGLSHPPHFEKTAEALRMLGCSRALVIRGVEGDPELSASMATRVLEVRDERITSLGVVPKDFGLALVPSREMAGFPPSQREKEADLLRRILQNRVPSGPTDWVLMNAAMLLYAAGKGTSLAACFPVARAAVEGGAAARKLDELMRQPVAA, from the coding sequence ATGCCGATTCAAGAGATCCTTGCCAAGATTGCCAGAGGGCCGAAGGCTTCCAAAGACCTCACCTGGGATGAGTGCAAGCAGGCGATGAAAGCCTTGATCGAAGGCGAGGCGACACCGGCGCAAGTCGGGGCCTTTCTCATCGCCATGCGGTTCAAGATGGAATCCGTGACGGAGTTGGCCGCCTTGACAGCCGCGGCGCGACAGTACGTGCACCCGCTCGCGGTCTCCCGAGAGTTGGCCCTCGTCGATGTGCCGAGCTATGCCGGGAAACAGGATACGTTTCATGCGATCGTTGCCGCATCGATCGTGGCGGCATCAGCCGGAGCCGCGGTCTTGATGCACGGCTACGACGGCATTCCTGGTCGGCCCGGCAGCGCCGGAATATTGAAGGCGTTGGGCATTCCGGTTGATGCGGAGCCCAAGCGGGTGACTGAACAAGTAAACAAGAACGGCTTCGCCTATCTCGATATCGGACTCTATCACCCGCCCCTCTATCGGTTTTTGGAGATGCGCCAAGAGCTGGGGGTCAGGAACGTGTTTCATCCGATTGCCAGGCTGCTCAACCCGGCCCGGGCCGCAGTGCAAGTGGTGGGGTTGTCGCACCCGCCGCATTTTGAAAAGACCGCTGAAGCCTTGCGAATGCTCGGATGTTCGCGGGCGCTGGTGATCCGCGGAGTCGAGGGTGATCCGGAGTTGTCCGCGTCGATGGCGACGAGAGTCTTGGAAGTGCGCGATGAACGCATTACCTCGTTGGGAGTGGTGCCGAAAGATTTCGGGCTGGCGCTTGTCCCATCACGTGAGATGGCGGGATTCCCTCCCTCTCAACGCGAGAAAGAGGCGGATCTGCTCCGCCGTATTCTTCAGAATCGGGTGCCGAGTGGTCCCACGGATTGGGTACTGATGAATGCCGCGATGTTGCTGTACGCAGCGGGGAAAGGGACGTCGTTGGCGGCCTGCTTCCCGGTGGCGCGCGCAGCCGTTGAGGGTGGAGCCGCAGCGCGCAAACTCGATGAATTGATGCGACAGCCGGTCGCGGCGTAA
- a CDS encoding phosphoadenylyl-sulfate reductase has product MTANDQSERIAELKAWSASFETKQPQDVLEAALERYAQKIVLACSFGAEDVVLVDMVHRINPSVPLFYLDTDFLFPETYATRDRVIERYGLQPAQVIQVKSLLTPQQQAESYGDALWAGNPDQCCRLRKVEPLTRILRGYDAWITGIRRDQAPSRANAGLIEWDQTFGLVKTNPLARWTWPDVWTYIKVYEVPYNPLHDQNYPSIGCAYCTAPVASGDDLRAGRWKNFSKTECGLHKA; this is encoded by the coding sequence ATGACAGCAAACGACCAGTCTGAACGCATCGCGGAGCTCAAAGCCTGGAGCGCGTCTTTCGAGACGAAACAACCCCAAGATGTGTTGGAGGCTGCCCTCGAACGGTACGCACAGAAGATTGTCCTGGCCTGCAGCTTCGGGGCCGAGGATGTCGTGCTTGTGGACATGGTCCATCGGATCAATCCCTCGGTGCCGTTGTTCTATCTCGATACCGACTTTTTGTTTCCCGAGACCTATGCGACCAGAGACCGAGTGATTGAACGATATGGCCTTCAGCCGGCGCAGGTCATTCAGGTGAAGTCATTGCTGACGCCACAGCAACAAGCAGAATCCTATGGCGATGCGCTGTGGGCCGGCAATCCGGATCAGTGTTGTCGATTACGGAAGGTCGAGCCGTTGACTCGCATTCTCCGAGGCTATGACGCATGGATTACCGGAATCAGGCGGGACCAAGCTCCGTCCCGCGCGAACGCCGGCTTGATCGAATGGGACCAGACGTTCGGGTTGGTCAAGACCAATCCGCTGGCCCGATGGACATGGCCCGATGTGTGGACCTACATCAAGGTCTACGAGGTCCCGTACAACCCGCTGCACGATCAGAATTACCCCAGCATCGGCTGCGCCTACTGCACCGCCCCAGTGGCGTCTGGCGATGATCTCCGAGCCGGGCGCTGGAAGAATTTTTCTAAAACCGAGTGCGGGTTACATAAGGCGTAA
- a CDS encoding sulfurtransferase TusA family protein, producing MNHVEAPTSPQVVTSPIPPAILEEIETFETEAQRTLVGEISTDLFRPFRLQYGIYGQRQPGVQMVRIKIPFGGITANQLRRVAELTDRYATGVGHVTTRQDIQMHFVELKDVPTIMRGLAEVGLTTREACANTVRNVTACHLAGVCQGEVFDVTPYAKTVAYHLLRNPLNQSLPRKFKIAFSGCKHDCALTPIHDIGLLAVKRSDGVIGFRMVAGGGLGSAPRVAQLLREFTPMEELIPSIEAVIKVFDTLGNRKNRNKARMKFVIDKLGFDEFKRRWEAAYVSMGHALPKNGTLTLLQHHDNPLPLLMPTRNGGATGNGTGGRNGAHAIGHETPFEMWKRTNVVTQKQEGYVTAAIKLFMGDITAEQMLFVADLAERYSNGNLRTTINQNMVIRWIPADRIAELYEDLASRGLADPGAELVEDIIACPGTDTCGLGITSSKGLARALAEVFPAGRVPEDLAGVDVKISGCHNSCAQHHISTIGLHGVGKRLGDHVAPHYELHLGGSVNGTAKVGKMIVKLPAQSVPAAISHLIDVYRRDRHENENLPKFIERAGKNKLKDELIPYTIVPSYEEDSTFYYDWEGEAEFILEDLGPGECAGGALEMIENGILEADQELYQAKLLVEKHQYSVSVNKSYRAVLAAAKAMLVTEGLEPSTDSETFIEFDSRIAQKGVIPAQYRELNKKVGDLGPKDTTAESARDKMVFAKGFVDACRAATEQMGKDLKLAPVRETTAAMQEVPAPVVPIAAEVKPATPAPTGAPVYDLRGVACPMNYVKTKLKLEMMDAGEKLEVWLDAGEPIKNVPMSLKNDGHKVLIQEALEPDASHYRILVEKVEE from the coding sequence ATGAACCACGTTGAAGCCCCCACGAGCCCTCAAGTTGTCACGAGTCCAATTCCTCCCGCCATCCTGGAGGAAATAGAAACCTTCGAGACCGAGGCCCAGCGAACATTGGTCGGAGAGATCTCCACCGATCTCTTCAGACCTTTCCGTCTGCAATACGGTATTTACGGTCAGCGTCAGCCTGGTGTGCAGATGGTACGGATCAAGATCCCGTTCGGCGGCATCACCGCGAATCAGTTGCGACGTGTCGCGGAGCTCACCGACCGCTATGCGACCGGCGTCGGTCACGTCACGACGAGACAAGATATCCAGATGCACTTCGTGGAATTGAAAGATGTCCCGACCATCATGCGCGGGTTGGCCGAAGTTGGCCTGACGACCAGAGAGGCCTGCGCCAATACCGTGCGGAATGTCACGGCATGCCATCTGGCGGGTGTGTGCCAGGGCGAAGTCTTCGATGTGACGCCCTATGCAAAGACCGTGGCTTACCACTTGTTGCGGAACCCTTTGAACCAAAGCTTGCCGCGAAAGTTCAAAATTGCCTTTTCCGGGTGCAAGCATGACTGTGCCTTGACGCCCATTCACGACATCGGTCTACTCGCCGTCAAGCGAAGCGACGGAGTAATCGGTTTTCGGATGGTCGCGGGTGGCGGGCTCGGTTCAGCTCCACGGGTTGCCCAACTTCTTCGTGAGTTCACACCGATGGAGGAGCTGATTCCCAGTATCGAAGCCGTTATTAAAGTCTTCGATACACTCGGCAATCGAAAAAATCGAAACAAGGCCCGGATGAAATTCGTGATCGACAAGCTGGGCTTTGACGAGTTCAAACGGCGTTGGGAAGCAGCCTATGTCTCGATGGGACACGCCCTTCCCAAGAACGGAACGTTGACCCTGCTTCAGCATCACGATAACCCGCTCCCGCTCCTTATGCCGACCAGAAACGGCGGGGCAACCGGAAACGGAACTGGGGGTCGCAACGGAGCCCACGCCATCGGTCACGAGACGCCGTTTGAGATGTGGAAACGGACCAATGTCGTCACGCAGAAACAGGAGGGCTATGTCACAGCCGCCATCAAGCTGTTCATGGGGGATATTACGGCTGAACAAATGCTATTCGTCGCTGACCTGGCCGAGCGCTATTCAAACGGCAATCTTCGCACCACCATCAACCAAAATATGGTCATTCGCTGGATTCCTGCCGATAGGATCGCCGAACTATACGAAGATTTGGCGTCCCGTGGGTTAGCCGATCCTGGCGCTGAATTGGTTGAAGACATTATCGCCTGCCCCGGCACAGATACCTGCGGTCTTGGGATTACATCATCGAAAGGTCTTGCGCGAGCGCTGGCCGAGGTGTTTCCGGCCGGTCGAGTGCCGGAGGATCTGGCAGGGGTCGATGTCAAAATCAGTGGGTGCCATAACTCCTGCGCGCAACATCACATTTCCACGATCGGGCTGCATGGGGTCGGCAAGCGGCTCGGCGACCATGTCGCTCCGCACTACGAGCTTCATCTCGGCGGCTCGGTGAACGGCACCGCCAAGGTCGGGAAGATGATCGTGAAATTGCCTGCGCAATCGGTCCCGGCGGCGATCTCCCACTTGATCGATGTCTATCGGCGTGATCGCCACGAGAATGAGAATTTGCCCAAATTCATTGAACGCGCCGGGAAGAACAAGTTGAAGGACGAATTGATCCCGTACACCATCGTGCCCTCCTATGAGGAGGATTCCACGTTCTACTACGATTGGGAAGGGGAAGCAGAGTTTATTCTCGAGGATCTCGGACCAGGCGAATGTGCCGGCGGCGCGCTGGAAATGATCGAGAACGGCATCCTGGAGGCCGATCAGGAGCTCTATCAAGCGAAACTGCTTGTCGAGAAGCATCAGTATTCCGTATCGGTGAACAAGTCCTATCGCGCGGTCTTGGCGGCGGCCAAGGCGATGTTGGTGACCGAGGGGCTTGAGCCGTCGACTGACTCAGAAACCTTCATTGAATTTGACAGCCGGATCGCGCAGAAAGGGGTCATCCCAGCGCAGTATCGCGAGCTCAATAAGAAGGTGGGCGATCTCGGCCCCAAGGATACGACTGCGGAGTCGGCGCGTGACAAGATGGTGTTTGCGAAGGGTTTTGTCGATGCGTGCCGTGCCGCAACCGAACAGATGGGGAAAGATTTGAAGCTTGCCCCGGTCCGAGAGACGACGGCCGCCATGCAGGAAGTTCCAGCGCCGGTGGTTCCGATCGCCGCTGAAGTGAAACCGGCGACTCCGGCTCCGACCGGCGCTCCGGTGTACGATCTTCGTGGCGTCGCCTGTCCGATGAACTACGTGAAGACGAAGTTGAAGCTGGAGATGATGGATGCGGGTGAGAAGCTGGAAGTGTGGCTCGACGCCGGTGAACCGATCAAGAATGTGCCGATGAGCCTCAAGAATGACGGGCACAAGGTGCTCATACAAGAGGCACTGGAACCGGACGCATCCCATTATCGGATTCTGGTGGAGAAAGTCGAAGAGTAA
- a CDS encoding HPP family protein: protein MMTNDAPKAQLLVCAGLLGGVMLMAEVSGVSAMIAPFSATCALLALLPNAPFSQARTLVISHAICISLGALGSFIAAPVLVVALLVGWMAIIGMAWTRMLHAPAVAHTIILVFGKQPPDRYIIASMATVLVCAAFAWMWSRRRSGEMVQSKA, encoded by the coding sequence ATGATGACGAATGATGCCCCAAAGGCTCAGCTCTTGGTGTGCGCGGGGTTGTTAGGTGGAGTGATGCTCATGGCCGAAGTATCGGGTGTGAGCGCAATGATAGCACCGTTTAGTGCAACGTGTGCTCTGCTAGCACTGCTGCCGAATGCACCATTTTCACAAGCTCGCACTTTAGTGATATCGCACGCGATTTGCATCAGTCTTGGCGCACTTGGTTCATTTATAGCAGCGCCGGTTCTTGTCGTCGCGTTGCTCGTGGGATGGATGGCCATCATCGGGATGGCATGGACGCGCATGTTGCATGCCCCGGCTGTGGCACATACGATTATTCTCGTTTTTGGCAAGCAACCGCCCGATCGCTATATAATCGCTTCGATGGCCACCGTCCTGGTTTGTGCGGCATTTGCATGGATGTGGTCGCGCCGTCGATCTGGCGAAATGGTGCAGTCAAAGGCCTAG